The sequence below is a genomic window from bacterium.
CGCCGAAGATGCCGAAATCGGGATGGGTGTCGGCGGCGGCGCGCAGGCGAATCAGCCAGTCGGGGGCCGGCAGGCTGTCGTCGTCGGTGAACACGGCGAGGTCGCCCGCCAGCTCGCGCAGGCCGCGGTTGAGCGCCCGGTTCTTGCCCCGCCGCGGTTCCGACAGGAGCTGGAGCGGCAGGCGGTCGGCGAACCCGGCGGCGACGGCCGCGGAGCCGTCGTCGCTGCCGTTGTCCACCACCACCAGCTTCCAGCCGCCGGGCGGCGGCCGCAGCCGCGCGTGGGCATCGAGCACGCGCGGCAAGGTCTCCGCTCCATTGTGTGTCGCGATCAGCACGGTCAGCACGGCGCTGTTCCCACCACCCCGCAGCTCCATTCTTCGTGCGCCGCGGAGTGTCAAGTCAGCGGGGACGGGATCACGCCCCCTGTCGCCCGATGACGTGGCGCGCTACACAGCGGTCGGGAGGCGGGCATGACGACCAAACTCACGATGCTGCTGCTGGCCCTGGCGCTGCTACTGCCGGCGGCGGCGCGGCCGGCGCGGGCCGACGAGGAGCTGCGGCGCGACGCCGCCGCGGCGTTGCAGAAGCTGTGCGCCGGCAACAGCGCCGCGGCGCTGCTGCGCAAGAAGGCGACGGGCATCCTGGTGTTCCCGCGGATGCTGAAGGCCGGGTTCCTGTTCGGCGGCCAGATCGGCGACGGCGTGCTCTTCAAAGGCGGCCGCGCCGTCGGCACCTACAACTCGGTGGCGGCCTCCTACGGCCTCCAGGCCGGCGGCCAGACGTTCGGCTACGCGATGTTCTTCATGAACCCGGCCGCGCTCGAGTACCTGAACCAGAGCGGCGGGTGGGAGGTGGGCGTCGGCCCGAGCATCGTGGTGGTGGACGAGGGCATGGGCAAGTCGATCACCAGCACCACCCTGACCAACGACGTCTACGCCTTCATCTTCAATCAGAAGGGCCTGATGGGGGGCCTCGGCATCCAGGGCTCGAAGATCACCCGCACCGGCGACTGACCGGCCGCGCCGGCTTTGAATCCATGGCGAAGGAGCGTCCCATGTTGCGACCGATTGCCCTGCTGTCCTGCTGCGCCGCGCTGCTCGCCGGCGCGCTGGCCGTCCACGCCGCCGAGCGCGGCGGCAGCGCCACCCTGGAGGCGGATCGCGCCCTGCTGGTCAACACCGTTCGCGCCAACCGGCGGGCGCTGGTGGCGGTGAACCTCAACCTGAGCAGCGAGCAGGCGGCGCAGTTCTGGCCGCTGTACGATCGCTATCAGACGGAGATCACGGCGATCGGCGACCGCGGCCTCGCCGTGGTCGCCGATTACGTCGATCACTACGCCGAGCTCTCGAACGACAAGGCGCTCGAGCTGATGACCGACTATCTCGCCGCCGAGGCCGAGCGCCTCAAGGTGCGGCAGAGCTACCTGCCGGAGTTCGCCAAGATCCTCCCCGGCCGCACGGTGGCGCGCTTCTACCAGATCGAGAACAAGATCGACGCCGTGCTGCGCTACGACCTGGCGGAGTCGATCCCGGTCCTCGAGCAGTCGCCG
It includes:
- a CDS encoding lipid-binding SYLF domain-containing protein, which translates into the protein MTTKLTMLLLALALLLPAAARPARADEELRRDAAAALQKLCAGNSAAALLRKKATGILVFPRMLKAGFLFGGQIGDGVLFKGGRAVGTYNSVAASYGLQAGGQTFGYAMFFMNPAALEYLNQSGGWEVGVGPSIVVVDEGMGKSITSTTLTNDVYAFIFNQKGLMGGLGIQGSKITRTGD